Below is a genomic region from Zeugodacus cucurbitae isolate PBARC_wt_2022May chromosome X, idZeuCucr1.2, whole genome shotgun sequence.
TCGCctgatgcaacaaatggtccggcaagaattttatataccgcgactaaagccacaaattaaaagaaccatCTTCATGTGTAAACAGTGTACGATATACAAGCACAAGATGCGTACGCAGATCATGGCAGCCttaccacctgaacgctgcaattatgctctaccctttaccatcactggggttgattttgctggacctttccagataaaggcctcgatgttaaggtcttcctcatttagaaaagggtatgtggctgtctttgtatgttttacgacaaaggcagtacacctAGAGCTATGTTCCGATCTGACTACTGCGGCTTTTCTCGCAGCATTTGCACGATTTGTCGGACGACGCggatttcctttaaaaattatgagcgacaatggaaaaaactttgtcggagctcaaagagccacagaaAGGGAGTTTTTACAATTCAGCCAAGAAGTAGCCcctgaaattgtcaaaaaatatgcaccccaagggatcgattggcaattcataccaccatgttctccacacatgggcggactttgggaatcagcagtaaaaagcttcaaattccATTTAAAGAAAATGGCAGGTAACCATAAGTTCAATTATGaggagtttaccacactactcgctcgTATCGAAGCCGTTCTTAACTCTAGACCTATCTCaccactctcgcaagatccctacGACTTCACAGCCTTAACCCCCGGGCATTTTCTCAAAGGAGCACCCATTCTGGCCATACCTGAGCCAGGCGTGGAGTCGCtatccttattaaacagatgggaacgaattaaaattctccatcatgattTCAGCCGTAGATGGAAGGAAGACTATATCAAGGACCTCCACAAGAGATACCGCTGGAAAGTTCAAGGAAAAGAACCAAAACTTGGAGATTGTGTCCTTATACAAGACGATTGTCTCCCACCTTCGGAATGGCGACTTGGACGCATAAAGCAGCTTCACTACAGCTCCGACGGTCATGTTCGAGTAGTTGATCTCCGCACCCAAACCGGAACGCTAACCAGACCGCTCGTCAAATTATGCTTTCTGCCAAACGCCGAAGATAAAGAAACGTAAATATACTCGAAAACCgaatgttaattaataaatcgtTAAAACAGATAAACCGCTTACAAACTCGAAACCTCGAACATCAAAAAACGCCATAAAACCCTAACATAAATGTCCGATAAGAAATAACAATCTATGCATGCCACATAACGTGGCACTCATGTTCATATTATTGTTGACTCCACaatacatataactaatataacaatttttctatACAGAGCAATATGGACGTAGAAATGGCATCACCATCAACGCCAACTATGCGTTCGGTTGTTCCCGCTCCGCGCCCTGGAACTGCCCCAATCGCAGCACGCCGGACCACCATTCCAACCGCCGTGCCTCAACCAACAACAGGCACCACCGCGCCAACGGCCCCGGGCAATAGCATGGCATCAACACCAGCATCACCCGCACTAACAGCGGATTTGCAGCGCATTCGATGCCCATTGTGTCGACGCCCGCATCGACTATCGCACTGCGGCATTTTTAAAGGCATGCCACCGATGCAACGCCAACAAGTTGCACAGGCACACGGCTATTGCCTAAATTGCCTGGGAACTACTCACGCAACGCAGGAGTGCCCGTCCAACAATCGCTGCCAAATCTGTGTGCGTTCGCATCACACGCTGCTGCACCGCACTACCAGACGCGACGCAGGGCGACAAGCGGCTCCTCGCACCAGTGATAACATCAGGCGTTCTCAAAGAGCCCCTTTGATACAATACCGCCGGCGTGGACCCCCGTCTGCAGAATCCCGTCACTGGCAACACCGTGCCACATCAGCACGACGTCAGCAGCCTAGGCCGCAATCCCGCCGGTCAACAGGCCTCAGCAGCGTCGTAGCCACGCTACAGCAGTTACAGCGGCTTCTAGGCTAAacattcgcctaggggggccgggatggctaaatgagtcaaaacgaaaaacacactcatatcatttcaccacactacatccacctcatcacgccagagaacactacacgttaacacacacacacacacatacatcaaaacacgatgacagcatacaaactttaacaaaaaggaATAGAAAGGATAGCACTTCACCTTTCTTTTCGATAACGTCGTTCGCATCGCACCTCCGTGTTCGCAGCATCCCGGTTTTCCGATATTTGGCACCCGCTTATATGTTTCAACATTTAACATCCATTTTTAATACAACcatttttgtaaactaaaatcactaacgatacatacatttatcataacgttgttcaatataaatacataaataattcgtgaattattgtgtaatattattaaattcaataaatatttataacgtttATTCCGAAACAAGTGCGTTTCTTtcttcctttaaaaaaagggattcgataatcaaaagtgaacatcaaggtgagttattgttcatcttgtattgtcttgtcttgtcttgtcttgtcttgtcttgtcttgttttgtcttggcttttcttgtgttgtcttgtcttgtcttgtcttgtcttgtcttgtcttgtcttgtcttgtcatgtcatgtcgtatgttgtgttgttttgtcttgtcttgtcttgtcctgttctgtcttgtcatgtcatgtgttgttttgtcttgtcttgtcttgtcttgtcttgtcttgtcttgtcttgtcttgtcttgtcttgtcttgtcttgtcttgtcttgtcttgtcttgtcttgtcttgtcttgtcatgtcatgtcatgtcgtatgttgtgttgtcttgtcttgtcttgtcttgtcttgtcttgtcctgttctgtcttgtcatgtcatgtgttgttttgtcttgtcttgtcttgtcttgtcttgtcttgtcttgtcttgtcttgtcttgtcttgtcttgtcttatcttgtcttgtcttgtcttgtcttgtcttgtcttgtcctgttctgtcttgtcatgtcatgtgttgtgttgtcttgtcttgtcttgttttgtcttgtcttgttttgtcttgtcttgtcttgtcttgtcttgtcttgtcttgtcttgtcttgtcttgtcttgtcctgtcccgtcgtgtgttgtgttgttttgtcttgtcttgtgttgttttgtcgtgtcatggcttgtcttgtcttgtcatgtcatgtcatgtgttgttttgtcttgtctggtcttgtcttgtcttttcttgtcttgtcttgtcttgtattgtcttgtcttgtcttgtcttgtcatgtcatgtcttgtcttgtcttgtcttgtcttgtcctgttctgtcttgtcttgtcatgtcatgttatgtcatgtgttgttttgtcttgtcatgtgttgtattgtcttgtcttttcttttcttgtcttgtcttgtcttgtgttgtctagtcttgtcttgtcttgtcttttcttgtcttgtcttgtcttgtcttgtcatgtcatgtcatgtcgtatgttgtgttgttttgtcttgtcttgtcttgtcttgttttgccttgtcttgtcttgtcttgtcttttcttttcttgtcttgtcttgtcttgtcttgtcttgtcttgtcttgtcttgtcatatcttgtcttgtcttgtcttgtcttgtcttgtcttgtcttgtcttgtcttgtcttgttttgtcttgtcttgtcttgtgttgtcttgtcttgtcttgtcttgtcttgtcttgtcttgtcttgtcttgtcatgtcatgtcatgtcgtatgttgtgttgttttgtcttgtctttttttgtcttgtcatgtcttatgttgtcttgtcttgtcttgtcttgtcttgtcttgtcttgtcttgtcttgtcatgtcatgtcatgtcgtatgttgtgttgttttgtcttgtcttgttttgtcttgtcatgtcttatcttgtcttgtcttgtcttgtcttgtcttgtcttgtcttgtgttgtcttgtcttgtgttgtcttgtcctgtctttgttttgtcttgttttgtcttgtcatgtcttgtcttgtcttgtcatgtcatggcatgtcgtatgttgtgttgttttgtcttgtcttgttttgttttgtcttgtcatgtcttgtcttgtgttgtcttgtcttgtcttttcttttcttttcttgtcttgtcttgtcttgtcttgtcttgtcatgtcatgtcatgtcgtatgttgtgttatgttgttttgtcttgtcttgttttgtcttgtcatgtcttatcttatcttgtcttgtcttgtcttgccttgtcttgtgttgtcttgtcttgtcttgtcttgtcttgtcttgtcttgtcttgccttgtcttgtcttgtcttgtcttgtcttgtcctgttctgtcttgtcatgtcatgtgttgttttgtcttgtcttgtcttgttttgtcttgtcttgtcttgtcttgtcttgtcttgtcttgtcttgtcttgtcttgtcttgtcttgtcttgtcttgtcttgtcttgtcttgtcttgtcttgtcttgtcttgtcttgtcttgtcttgtcttgtcttgtcttgtcttgtcttgtcttgtcttgtcatgtcatgtcttgtcttgtcttgtcttgtcttgtcttttcttgtcttgtcttgtcttgtcttgtcttgtcttgtcttgtcttgtcttgtcttgtcttgtcttgtcttgtcctgtcccgtcgtgtgttgtgttgttttgtcttgtcttgtgttgttttgtcgtgtcatggcttgtcttgtcttgtcatgtcatgtcatgtgttgttttgtcttgtctggtcttgtcttgtcttgtcttgtcttgtcttgtattgtcttgtcttgtcttgtcttgtcatgtcttgtcttgtcttgtcttgtcttgtcttgtcttgtcttgtcttgtcttgtcatgtcatgtcttgtcttgtcttgtcttgttttgtcttgtcttttcttgtcttgtcttgtcttgtcttgtcttgtcttgtcttgtcttgtcttgtcttgtcctgtcccgtcgtgtgttgtgttgttttgtcttgtcttgtgttgttttgtcgtgtcatggcttgtcttgtcttgtcatgtcatgtcatgtgttgttttgtcttgtctggtcttgtcttgtcttgtcttgtcttgtattgtcttgtcttgtcttgtcatgtcatgtcttgtcttgtcttgtcttgtcttgtcctgttctgtcttgtcttgtcatgtcatgttatgtcatgtgttgttttgtcttgtcttgtcttgttttgtcttgtcttgtgttgtattgtcttgtcttttcttttcttgtcttgtcttgtcttgtgttgtctagtcttgtcttgtcttgtcttttcttgtcttgtcttgtcttgtcttgtcatgtcatgtcatgtcgtatgttgtgttgttttgtcttgtcttgtattgtcttgttttgccttgtcttgtcatgtcatggcatgtcgtatgttgtgttgttttgtcttgtcttgttttgttttgtcttgtcatgtcttgtcttgttttgtcttgtcttgtcttgtgttgtcttgtcttgtcttttcttttcttgtcttgtcttgtcttgtcttgtcttgtcttgtcatgtcatgtcatgtcgtatgttgtgttatgttgttttgtcttgtcttgtcatgtcttatcttgtcttgtcttgtcttgccttttcttgtgttgtcttgtcttgtcttgtcttgtcttgtcttgtcttgtcttgccttgtcttgtcttgtcttgtcttgtcctgttctgtcttgtcatgtcatgtgttgttttgtcttgtcttgtcttgttttgtcttgtcttgtcctgttctgtcttgtcatgtcatgtgttgttttgtcttgtcttgtcttgtcttgtcttgtcttgtcttgtcttgtcttgtcttgtcttgtcttgtcttgtcttgtcttgtcctgttctgtcttgtcatatcatgtcatgtcatgtcatgtcatgtgttgttttgtcttgtcttgttttttcttgtcttgtcttgtcttgtcttgtcttgtcttgtcttgtcttgtcttgtcttgtcttgtcttgtcttgtcttgtcttgtcttgtcttgtcttgtcttgtcttgtcttgtcttgtcttgtcttgtcttgtcttgtcttgtcttgtcttgtcttgtcttgtcttgtcttgtcttgtcttgtcttatcttgtcttgtcttgtcttgtcttgtgttgtcctgttctgtcttgtcatgtcatgtgttgttttgtcttgtcttgtcttgttttgtcttgtcttgtcctgttctgtcttgtcatgtcatgtgttgttttgtcttgtcttgtctcgtcttatcttgtcttgtcttgtcctgttctgtcatgtcatgtcatgtcatgtcatgtgttgttttgtcttgtcttgtcttgtcttgtcttgtcttgtcttgtcttgtcttgtcttgtcttgtcttgtcttgtcttgtcttgtcttgtcttgtcttgtcttgtcttgtcttgtcttgtcttgtcttgtcttgtcttgtcttgtcttgtcttgtcttgtcttgtcttgtcttgtcttgtcttgtcttgtcttgtcttgtcttgtcttgtcttgtcttgtcttgtcttgtcttgtcttgtcttgtcttgtcttgtcttgtcttgtcttgtcttgtcttgtcttttcttttcttgtctggtcttgtcttgttttgtcttgtcttgtgttgtattgtcttgtcttgtcttgtcttgtcttgtcttgtcttgtcttgtcttgtcttgtcttgtcttgtcttgtctggtcatatcttgtcttgtcttgtcttgtcttgtcttgtcttgtcttgtcttgtcttgtcttgtcttgtcttgtcttgttttgtcttgtcttgtcttgtgttgtcttgtcttgtcatgtcttgtcttgtcttgtcttgtcttgtcatgtcatgtcatgtcgtatgttgtgttgttttgtcttgtcttgttttgtcttgtcatgtcttatgttgtcttgtcttgtcttgtcttgtcttgtcttgtcttgtcttgtcatgtcatgtcatgtcgtatgttgtgttgttttgtcttgtcttgttttgtcttgtcatgtcttatcttgtcttgtcttgtcttgtcttgtcttgttttgtgttgtcttgtcctgtctttgttttgtcttgttttgtcttgtcatgtcttgtcttgtcttgtcatgtcatggcatgtcgtatgttgtgttgttttgtcttgtcttgttttgttttgtcttgtcatgtcatgtgttgttttgtcttgtcttgtcttgtcttgtcttgtcttgtcttgtcttgtcttgtcttgtcttgtcttgtcttgtcttgtcttgtcttgtcttgtcttgtcttgtcttgtcttgtcttgtcttgtcttgtcttgtcttgtcttgtcttgtcttgtcttgtcttgtcttgtcttgtcttgtcttgtcttgtcttgtcttgtcttgtcttgtcttgtcttgtcttgtcttgtcttgtcttgtcttgtcttgtcttgtcttgtcttgtcttgtcttgtcttgtcttgtcttgtcttgtcttttcttgtcttgtcttgtcttgtcttgtcttgtcttgtcttgtcttgtcttgtcctgtcccgtcgtgtgttgtgttgttttgtcttgtcttgtgttgttttgtcgtgtcatggcttgtcttgtcttgtcatgtcatgtcatgtgttgttttgtcttgtctggtcttgtcttgtcttgtcttgtcatgtcatgtcttgtcttgtcttgtcttgtcttgtcttgtcttgtcttgtcttgtcttgtcttgtcatgtcatgtcttgtcttgtcttgtcttgtcttgtcttttcttgtcttgtcttgtcttgtcttgtcttgtcttgtcttgtcttgtcttgtcttgtcttgtcttgtcttgtcttgtcttgtcctgtcccgtcgtgtgttgtgttgttttgtcttgtcttgtgttgttttgtcgtgtcatggcttgtcttgtcttgtcatgtaatgtcatgtgttgttttgtcttgtctggtcttgtcttgtcttgtcttgtcttgtcttgtattgtcttgtcttgtcttgtcttgtcatgtcttgtcttgtcttgtcttgtcttgtcttgtcttgtcttgtcttgtcttgtcttgtcttgtcttgtcttgtcttgtcttgtcttgtcttgtcttgtcttgtcttgtcatgtcatgtcatgtcgtatgttgtgttgttttgtcttgtcttgtcttgtcctgttctgtcttgtcatgtcatgtgttgttttgtcttgtcttgtcttgtcttgtcttgtcttgtcttgtcttgtcttgtcttgtcttgtcttgtcctgttctgtcttgtcatgtcatgtcatgtcatgtgttgttttgtcttgtcttgttttttcttgtcttgtcttgtcttgtcttgtcttgtcttgtcttgtcttgtcttgtcttgtcttgtcttgtcttgtcttgtcttgtcttgtcttgtcttgtcttgtcttgtcttgtcttgtcttgtcttgtcttgtcttgtcttgtcttgtcttgtcttgtcttgtcttgtcttgtcttgtcttgtcttgtcttgtcttgtcttgtcttgtcttgtcttatcttgtcttgtcttgtcttgtcttgtgttgtcctgttctgtcttgtcatgtcatgtgttgttttgtcttgtcttgtcttgttttgtcttgtcttgtcctgttctgtcttgtcatgtcatgtgttgttttgtcttgtcttgtctcgtcttgtcttgttttgtcttgtcttgtcttgtcttgtcttgtcttgtcttgtcctgttctgtcttgtcatgtcatgtcatgtcatgtgttgttttgtcttgtcttgttttttcttgtcttgtcttgtcttgtcttgtcttgtcttgtcttgtcttgtcttgtcttgtcttgtcttgtcttgtcttgtcttgtcttgtcttgtcttgtcttgtcttgtcttgtcttatcttgtcttgtcttgtcttgtcttgtgttgtcctcttctgtcttgtcatgtcatgtgttgttttgtcttgtcttgtcttgttttgtcttgtcttgtcctgttctgtcttgtcatgtcatgtgttgttttgtcttgtcttgtctcgtcttatcttgtcttgtcttgtcctgttctgtcatgtcatgtcatgtcatatcatgtgttgttttgtcttgtcttgtcttttcttgtcttgtcttgtcttgtcttgtcttgtcttgtcttgtcttgtcttgtcttgtcttgtcttgtcttgtcttgtcttgtcttgtcttgtcttgtcttgtcttgtcttgtcttgtcttgtcttgtcttgtcttgtcttgtcttgtcttgtcttgtcttgtcttgtcttgtcttgtcttgtcttgtcttgtcttgtcttgtcttgtcttgtcttgtcttgtcttgtcttgtcttgtcttgtcttgtcttgtcttgtcttgtcttgtcttgtcttgtcttgtcttgtcttgtcttgtcttgtcttgtcttgtcttgtcttgtcttgtcttgtcttgtcttgtcttgtcttgtcttgtcttgtcttgtcttgtcttgtcttgtcttgtcttgtcttgtcttttcttgtcttgtcttgtcttgtcttgtcttgtcctgtcccgtcgtgtgttgtgttgttttgtcttgtcttgtgttgttttgtcgtgtcatggcttgccttgtcttgtcatgtcatgtcatgtgttgttttgtcttgtctggtcttgtcttgtcttgtcttgtcatgtcatgtcttgtcttgtcttgtcttgtcttgtcttgtcttgtcttgtcttgtcttgtcttgtcttgtcatgtcatgtcttgtcttgtcttgtcttgtcttgtcttttcttgtcttgtcttgtcttgtcttgtcttgtcttgtcttgtcttgtcttgtcttgtcttgtcttgtcctgtcccgtcgtgtgttgtgttgttttgtcttgtcttgtgttgttttgtcgtgtcatggcttgtcttgtcttgtcatgtcatgtcatgtgttgttttgtcttgtctggtcttgtcttgtcttgtcttgtcttgtcttgtattgtcttgtcttgtcttgtcttgtcatgtcttgtcttgtcttgtcttgtcttgtcttgtcttgtcttgtcttgtcttgtcatgtcatgtcttgtcttgtcttgtcttgttttgtcttgtcttttcttgtcttgtcttgtcttgtcttgtcttgtcttgtcttgtcttgtcttgtcttgtcttgtcctgtcccgtcgtgtgttgtgttgttttgtcttgtcttgtgttgttttgtcgtgtcatggcttgtcttgtcttgtcatgtcatgtcatgtgttgttttgtcttgtctggtcttgtcttgtcttgtcttgtcttgtattgtcttgtcttgtcttgtcatgtcatgtcttgtcttgtcttgtcttgtcttgtcctgttctgtcttgtcttgtcatgtcatgttatgtcatgtgttgttttgtcttgtcttgtcttgtgttgtattgtcttgtcttttcttttcttgtcttgtcttgtcttgtgttgtctagtcttgtcttgtcttgtcttttcttgtcttgtcttgtcttgtcttgtcatgtcatgtcatgtcgtatgttgtgttgttttgtcttgtcttgtattgtcttgttttgccttgtcttgtcttgtcttgtcttgtcttgtcttgtcttgtcttgtcttgtcttgtcttgtcttgtcttgttttgtcttgtcttgtcttgtgttgtcttgtcttgtcttgtcttgtcttgtcttgtcatgtcatgtcatgtcgtatgttgtgttgttttgtcttgtcttgtcttgtcttgtcttgtcttgtcttgtcttgtcttgtcttgtcttgtcttgtcttgtcttgtctggtcatatcttgtcttgtcttgtcttgtcttgtcttgtcttgtattgtcttgtcttgtcttgtcatgtcatgtcttgtcttgtcttgtcttgtcttgtcctgttctgtcttgtcttgtcatgtcatgttatgtcatgtgttgttttgtcttgtcttgtcttgtcttgtcttgtcttgtcttgtcttgttttgtcttgtcttgtcttgtgttgtcttgtcttgtcttgtcttgtcttgtcttgtcatgtcatctcatgtcgtatgttgtgttgttttgtcttgtcttgtcttgtcttgtctggtcttgtcttgtcttgtcttgtcttgtattgtcttgtcttgtcttgtcatgtcatgtcttgtcttgtcttgtcttgtcttgtcctgttctgtcttgtcttgtcatgtcatgttatgtcatgtgttgttttgtcttgtcttgtcttgttttgtcttgtcttgtgttgtattgtcttgtcttttcttttcttgtcttgtcttgtcttgtgttgtctagtcttgtcttgtcttgtcttttcttgtcttgtcttgtcttgtcttgtcatgtcatgtcatgtcgtatgttgtgttgttttgtcttgtcttgtattgtcttgttttgccttgtcttgtcatgtcatggcatgtcgtatgttgtgttgttttgtcttgtcttgttttgttttgtcttgtcatgtcttgtcttgttttgtcttgtcttgtcttgtgttgtcttgtcttgtcttttcttttcttgtcttgtcttgtcttgtcttgtcttgtcttgtcatgtcatgtcatgtcgtatgttgtgttatgttgttttgtcttgtcttgtcatgtcttatcttgtcttgtcttgtcttgccttttcttgtgttgtcttgtcttgtcttgtcttgtcttgtcttgtcttgccttgtcttgtcttgtcttgtcttgtcttgtcctgttctgtcttgtcatgtcatgtgttgttttgtcttgtcttgtcttgttttgtcttgtcttgtcctgttctgtcttgtcatgtcatgtgttgttttgtcttgtcttgtcttgtcttgtcttgtcttgtcttgtcttgtcttgtcttgtcttgtcctgttctgtcttgtcatatcatgtcatgtcatgtcatgtcatgtgttgttttgtcttgtcttgttttttcttgtcttgtcttgtcttgtcttgtcttgtcttgtcttgtcttgtcttgtcttgtcttgtcttgtcttgtcttgtcttgtcttgtcttgtcttgtcttgtcttgtcttgtcttgtcttgtcttgtcttgtcttgtcttgtcttgtcttgtcttgtcttgtcttgtcttgtcttgtcttgtcttgtcttgtcttgtcttgtcttatcttgtcttgtcttgtcttgtcttgtgttgtcctgttctgtcttgtcatgtcatgtgttgttttgtcttgtcttgtcttgttttgtcttgtcttgtcctgttctgtcttgtcatgtcatgtgttgttttgtcttgtcttgtctcgtcttatcttgtcttgtcttgtcctgttctgtcatgtcatgtcatgtcatgtcatgtgttgttttgtcttgtcttgtcttgtcttgtcttgtcttgtcttgtcttgtcttgtcttgtcttgtcttgtcttgtcttgtcttgtc
It encodes:
- the LOC114804947 gene encoding uncharacterized protein LOC114804947 — encoded protein: MDVEMASPSTPTMRSVVPAPRPGTAPIAARRTTIPTAVPQPTTGTTAPTAPGNSMASTPASPALTADLQRIRCPLCRRPHRLSHCGIFKGMPPMQRQQVAQAHGYCLNCLGTTHATQECPSNNRCQICVRSHHTLLHRTTRRDAGRQAAPRTSDNIRRSQRAPLIQYRRRGPPSAESRHWQHRATSARRQQPRPQSRRSTGLSSVVATLQQLQRLLG